The proteins below are encoded in one region of Diorhabda carinulata isolate Delta chromosome 3, icDioCari1.1, whole genome shotgun sequence:
- the LOC130891692 gene encoding carboxylic ester hydrolase-like: MILNILWLLPVFFLSNAQIIVNTTNGVIQGRVEYSQRGIKFYAFQQIPYAKPPVGPLRFKAPVPFDNWEGVYDATQDNKICFQQSDSSSSLETEDCLYVNVYTPVYPPPIEKLPVMVWIHGGGFVNGGANFNSFGPHYWMEHNVIIVTIAYRLTAFGFLTTGDTVIPGNNGLKDQNLALRWVQANIESFGGDVDKVTIFGQSAGAASVQYHLMSEKSRGLFRAAISLSGSNLCPWGFQRNYKFIAYHLASILNPNFDVSASSEELLEFLQSVPAEDIKAATRKFPKEWYDWEIINGYLFTPVIETEHEDAFITKRMYDVIESGDMYRVPVIMGITSEELVWNALDVESFYWTATWLDSNLTLLVNDNMRINDTDEKMEIGESIRRIYTEDLFQNYLGGAVQFYSDTAFGRAIIQHAKLQSQFSDVYFYQFSYTGTLPGVRPYIEGAYNVAHGDDINYVWVYGNNSNLDSYPKSDVLQSERYRILLSNFAKTLNPVSYNTDILGISWWPTLKPDDFQYLDMNDTLSIEKDLKKDTHEGWVDVYETYATKPYDTF; the protein is encoded by the exons ATGATTCTCAATATTTTGTGGTTGCTTCCAGTTTTCTTCTTAAGT aaTGCGCAGATAATAGTGAATACAACAAATGGTGTTATACAGGGAAGAGTAGAATATTCACAACGTGGTATCAAATTTTATGCTTTCCAGCAAATTCCATATGCTAAACCTCCTGTGGGACCATTACGGTTCAAg GCTCCCGTACCTTTTGATAATTGGGAGGGTGTATACGATGCCACACAAGACAACAAAATATGTTTCCAGCAAAGTGACTCCTCCAGCTCATTGGAAACTGAAGACTGCTTATATGTCAATGTGTATACTCCAGTA TATCCACCTCCAATTGAGAAACTTCCAGTAATGGTTTGGATTCATGGTGGTGGTTTTGTTAACGGAGGTgcaaattttaattcttttggACCACACTATTGGATGGAGCACAATGTAATCATAGTTACAATTGCATATAGACTCACTGCTTTtg GTTTTCTAACAACTGGAGATACAGTTATTCCAGGAAATAATGGCTTGAAGGATCAAAATCTTGCCTTACGATGGGTTCAGGCTAATATTGAATCATTTGGAGGTGATGTAGATAAAGTGACAATTTTCGGACAAAGTGCTGGAGCCGCTTCAGTTCAATATCATTTGATGAGTGAAAAATCAAGAG GTCTGTTTAGGGCAGCAATATCTCTTAGTGGGTCAAATTTATGTCCTTGGGGTTTCCAAAGGAACTATAAATTTATTGCTTATCATTTAGCTTCCATTTTAAACCCAAATTTTGATGTGAGTGCAAGTTCTGAAGAGTTATTGGAATTTTTGCAGAGCGTACCCGCTGAAGATATTAAAGCAGCGACACGAAAATTTCCG aaAGAATGGTACGATTGGGAAATAATCAATGGATATCTATTCACTCCTGTAATAGAAACTGAACACGAAGATGCATTTATAACAAAGAGAATGTATGATGTTATTGAAAGTGGTGATATGTACCGAGTTCCAGTCATCATGGGAATAACTTCTGAAGAATTGGTTTGGAATGCTTTAg ATGTGGAATCATTCTACTGGACGGCGACTTGGTTGGATAGCAATCTCACTCTTCTTGTTAATGACAATATGAGAATAAATGATACCgatgaaaaaatggaaataggCGAATCCATACGAAGAATTTATACAGAggatttattccaaaattatcttGGAGGTGCTGTACAA TTTTACAGTGATACGGCTTTTGGAAGAGCCATCATACAACATGCCAAATTACAATCACAATTTAGTGATGTATATTTCTATCAGTTCTCATACACAGGTACTCTGCCAGGTGTACGTCCCTATATAGAAG GGGCTTATAACGTAGCGCACGGCGATGATATCAATTATGTATGGGTTTATGGTAACAACTCAAATTTAGACTCATACCCTAAAAGTGATGTTTTACAAAGCGAAAGATACAGGATATTGTTGAGCAACTTTGCTAAAACATT GAACCCAGTTTCTTATAACACTGACATTTTGGGAATATCATGGTGGCCTACATTGAAGCCCgatgattttcaatatttggatATGAACGATACATTGAGTATTGAGAAAGACTTGAAAAAAGATACCCATGAAGGTTGGGTTGATGTATATGAAACATATGCTACCAAACCTTATGATACATTTTAA
- the LOC130891689 gene encoding juvenile hormone esterase-like yields the protein MILNIIYFLLTILLSTNGEILVTTPNGVVQGRQEYSQRGISFYAFQQIPYAKPPVGNLRFKEPEPVESWEGILNATYNDKFCFQQTNQFSIDISLLENEDCLYLNVYSPIYPSENNLLPVMVNIYGGGFVNGAANFDYHGPHYLMEHDIIVVTLNYRVGPFGFLSTGDTVIPGNYGLKDQQLALKWVQDNILYFGGDRTKVTIFGQSAGGASVTYQLMSEKSKGLFRAGISQSGSLLCPWSFQRDHTNIAYRLASLIDPTFDLNSSSEELLQLLQSIPAKQLNDISKAMYTQNEIYNQIIQGYQFTPVIEPEHENAFITERMYDALVDGKLQRVPLIMGICSEEMIWDALDPDGFVWTARNLDNNLTLLVNDNMHLTEESEKEKAGAEIRKIYTNGLFQDQIGKAVEFFSDMSFGRSVIHHAKQQSRFSDVYFYRFSYYGTIPGVRPYIEGAYKVAHSDDENYIWVSSNNSNLNTFPQGDITTSERYITLFTNFAKYLDPIANDSDLLGITSWPKVAPDNFQFVDINETLTIQKDLKDQVYNGWVNVYETFAVKPFDTF from the exons atgattttgaatattatatattttttgctaaCAATTTTGTTATCTACA AATGGAGAAATATTGGTAACTACGCCTAATGGAGTTGTTCAAGGAAGACAGGAATACTCTCAGAGAGGAATATCGTTCTATGCGTTCCAACAAATTCCTTACGCAAAACCGCCAGTTGGAAATTTGAGATTCAAA gAACCAGAACCGGTAGAATCATGGGAAGGTATTCTTAATGCAACTTACAACGATAAATTCTGTTTTCAACAAACTAATCAGTTCTCTATCGACATATCATTACTTGAAAATGAAGATTGTCTATACTTAAACGTCTACTCCCCAATA TATCCATCCGAAAACAACTTACTTCCTGTCATGGTGAATATTTACGGTGGTGGGTTTGTGAATGGAGCAGCCAATTTTGATTATCATGGTCCCCATTATTTGATGGAACATGATATTATTGTTGTAACGTTAAACTACAGAGTTGGTCCTTTTG GATTCCTATCAACTGGAGATACGGTGATTCCCGGCAACTATGGTTTGAAAGATCAGCAGCTTGCTTTGAAATGGGTACAAGATAACATTCTGTATTTTGGTGGCGATAGAACCAAGGTTACTATTTTTGGACAAAGTGCCGGTGGAGCTTCTGTAACGTATCAATTAATGAGTGAAAAATCTAAAG gATTATTTAGAGCTGGTATCTCACAAAGCGGCTCTCTACTTTGTCCTTGGAGTTTCCAAAGAGATCACACCAATATCGCATATAGGCTGGCTTCCTTAATAGACCCTACGTTTGATCTTAATTCTAGTTCCGAAGAATTGCTGCAATTACTCCAAAGTATTCCTGCCAAACAACTAAATGACATTTCTAAAGCTATGTATACA caaAATGAGATATACAATCAGATAATTCAAGGTTATCAATTTACACCAGTCATTGAGCCCGAACATGAGAATGCATTTATCACCGAAAGGATGTACGACGCTCTTGTGGATGGAAAGCTACAGAGAGTACCTCTGATTATGGGTATTTGTTCGGAGGAAATGATTTGGGACGCTTTAG ATCCCGATGGATTTGTGTGGACAGCTAGAAATTTAGATAACAACCTCACTTTGCTTGTGAACGATAACATGCATTTGACAGAGGaatctgaaaaagaaaaagcaggtgcagaaataagaaaaatctatACTAATGGACTATTTCAAGATCAAATCGGCAAAGCAGTCGAG tttttcAGTGATATGTCGTTTGGAAGATCTGTAATCCATCACGCTAAGCAACAATCTAGGTTTAGTGACGTATATTTCTACCGATTTTCTTATTATGGTACTATTCCTGGAGTTCGTCCTTATATTGAAG GTGCTTATAAAGTTGCTCATTCTGATGATGAGAATTACATTTGGGTATCTTCAAATAACTCCAATTTGAATACATTTCCACAAGGGGATATTACAACAAGCGAAAGATACATAACATTATTCACAAATTTTGCAAAGTATCT agATCCAATAGCAAATGACAGTGATCTATTGGGTATCACTTCATGGCCGAAAGTAGCACCAGATAATTTCCAGTTTGTAGATATTAATGAAACATTGACAATACAAAAAGATCTTAAAGATCAAGTTTATAACGGTTGGGTTAACGTTTACGAAACTTTTGCTGTTAAACCTTTCGAtactttttga